The following are encoded in a window of Deltaproteobacteria bacterium genomic DNA:
- a CDS encoding sigma-54-dependent Fis family transcriptional regulator, with translation MTGTTPETASSAARILIVDDEPATRTAMVELLTGWGHRVEQAVDGHEALRRATEFRPDVVLSDLVMPQTDGLWLLKTLREELPDCPVVMVTGRGSVDVAVQAIKEGAYDFIEKPLDTAKLRVIIARALEKKQTLHEVAVLRRRLGELGQSRQANFVGVSPAMRRVADLLAKVAPSKAPVVIAGESGTGKEVVARAIHGLSPRRDKAFVAINCSAIPATLIESEIFGYEKGAFTGADARRMGCFELADGGTLFLDEIGELPLELQSKFLRVLEEERLRRLGGKSEIEVDVRVLCATNRDLKEEIKAMRFREDLYFRLNVFQVLLPPLRDRREDIPLLVQHFVEKFNQESGKRVSGVHASAMEVLQSYAWPGNIRELRNTVERAVILCESDVVTREHLPADMVGTREETQLLRVPLGLQMREVEREYILASLSKMNHNKSRTAQVLGISEKTLYNKLNRYAAQKSGQLLGDDDDAEATAAPAN, from the coding sequence ATGACAGGCACCACTCCAGAGACCGCGAGCAGCGCCGCGCGCATCCTCATCGTCGACGACGAGCCGGCCACGCGCACGGCCATGGTCGAGCTGCTCACCGGTTGGGGCCACCGCGTGGAGCAAGCGGTCGACGGCCACGAGGCGCTGCGCCGCGCCACCGAGTTCCGGCCCGACGTGGTGCTCAGCGATCTGGTGATGCCCCAGACCGACGGGCTCTGGCTGCTGAAGACGCTGCGCGAGGAGCTGCCGGATTGTCCGGTGGTGATGGTCACCGGCCGCGGCTCGGTGGACGTGGCCGTGCAGGCCATCAAGGAAGGCGCCTACGACTTCATCGAGAAGCCGCTCGACACCGCGAAGCTGCGGGTGATCATCGCGCGCGCTCTGGAGAAGAAGCAGACCCTGCACGAGGTGGCCGTGCTGCGGCGACGGCTCGGCGAGCTCGGCCAGAGCCGGCAGGCGAACTTCGTCGGCGTGAGCCCGGCGATGCGACGCGTGGCCGATCTGCTCGCGAAGGTCGCGCCGAGCAAGGCGCCGGTGGTCATTGCGGGCGAGAGCGGCACCGGCAAGGAGGTCGTCGCGCGCGCGATTCACGGGCTCTCGCCGCGGCGCGACAAGGCGTTCGTGGCCATCAACTGCTCGGCGATTCCCGCGACGCTCATCGAGAGCGAGATCTTCGGCTACGAGAAGGGCGCGTTCACCGGCGCGGATGCGCGGCGCATGGGCTGCTTCGAGCTCGCCGACGGCGGCACCCTCTTTCTCGACGAGATCGGCGAGCTGCCGCTCGAGCTGCAGTCCAAGTTCCTCCGCGTGCTCGAGGAAGAGCGGCTGCGGCGGCTGGGCGGCAAGAGCGAGATCGAGGTGGACGTGCGCGTCCTCTGCGCGACGAACCGGGACCTGAAAGAAGAGATCAAGGCGATGCGGTTCCGCGAGGATCTCTACTTCCGGCTCAACGTGTTCCAGGTGCTTCTGCCGCCGCTCCGCGATCGCCGCGAGGACATCCCGCTGCTGGTGCAGCACTTCGTGGAGAAGTTCAACCAGGAGTCGGGCAAGCGCGTGTCGGGCGTGCACGCCTCGGCGATGGAGGTGCTCCAGAGCTACGCCTGGCCGGGAAACATTCGCGAGCTGCGCAACACCGTCGAGCGCGCGGTGATCCTCTGCGAGAGCGACGTGGTCACGCGCGAGCACCTGCCCGCGGACATGGTCGGGACGCGTGAAGAGACGCAGCTGTTGCGCGTGCCGCTCGGCCTGCAGATGCGCGAGGTGGAGCGCGAGTACATCCTCGCGTCGCTCTCGAAGATGAACCACAACAAGAGCCGCACCGCGCAGGTCTTGGGCATCAGCGAGAAGACGCTCT
- a CDS encoding CapA family protein: protein MSRNFRFVAGRQRTALYLLLLAAAGCATAPRPSPEPQAPASATPPPERVPGPAPHPVSAAPQAAGPTAELLGSVTFAATGDIMAHGEVKKAAAAADGGWDALYAPIAPVIGPADIAFGNLETPVAPDHDHGSRPFIFNAPPEMLAALKRAGFKVVLFANNHAYDQDRDGFAESLDRIDASGLKEVGAGRTREAAQAPLRMEVNGVKLAWFGAAQFFNDLGPGHQRNVDDPKQPMANLIDGPAMVAAIAKVRPEVDAVIVSVHWGVEYMEAPRQSEIDLAHQLFEAGADVIIGSHPHVLQPIEVYRAKDGRTCLCLYSLGNFISNQNRQYLPHAQPDKMGDSRDGAIVEFTLEKRRYGPQLTALNLAGVKYVPLWTDNNFFRPKDQAVDIHPIVIDVALRQAHDELEAAEKAAGPKPSKEAAAHLIALKQRIELLELRRKRIVGRLGEDFSGDP, encoded by the coding sequence TTGAGTCGTAATTTCAGATTTGTCGCGGGCAGGCAGCGCACCGCGCTGTACTTGTTACTGCTCGCCGCTGCCGGCTGCGCCACGGCGCCCCGTCCGAGCCCCGAGCCGCAGGCGCCCGCGAGCGCCACGCCTCCGCCGGAGCGCGTGCCTGGCCCAGCGCCGCATCCCGTGTCGGCAGCCCCTCAAGCGGCAGGCCCCACGGCCGAGCTTCTGGGCAGCGTCACCTTCGCCGCGACCGGCGACATCATGGCCCACGGCGAGGTGAAGAAGGCCGCGGCCGCCGCCGACGGCGGCTGGGACGCGCTCTACGCGCCCATCGCGCCGGTGATTGGCCCCGCGGACATCGCGTTTGGAAATCTGGAGACGCCGGTCGCGCCGGATCACGACCACGGCAGCCGGCCCTTCATCTTCAACGCGCCGCCGGAGATGCTCGCCGCGCTCAAGCGCGCCGGCTTCAAGGTGGTGCTCTTCGCCAACAACCACGCCTACGACCAGGACCGCGATGGTTTCGCGGAGAGCCTGGATCGCATCGACGCCTCGGGCCTGAAGGAAGTGGGCGCGGGCCGCACGCGCGAGGCCGCGCAGGCGCCGCTGCGCATGGAGGTGAACGGCGTGAAGCTCGCGTGGTTCGGCGCGGCGCAGTTCTTCAATGATCTGGGGCCCGGTCACCAGCGCAACGTCGACGATCCCAAGCAGCCGATGGCGAACCTCATCGACGGGCCCGCGATGGTGGCCGCGATCGCGAAGGTCCGACCCGAGGTGGACGCGGTGATTGTCTCCGTGCACTGGGGCGTGGAGTACATGGAGGCGCCGCGGCAGAGCGAGATCGACCTCGCGCATCAGCTCTTCGAGGCCGGCGCCGACGTGATCATCGGCTCGCACCCGCACGTGCTGCAGCCCATCGAGGTCTACCGCGCCAAGGACGGGCGCACGTGTCTGTGCCTGTACTCGCTGGGCAACTTCATCTCCAACCAGAACCGCCAGTACCTGCCGCACGCGCAGCCCGACAAGATGGGCGACTCGCGCGACGGCGCCATCGTGGAGTTCACGCTGGAGAAGCGCCGCTACGGTCCGCAGCTCACGGCCTTGAACCTCGCGGGCGTGAAGTACGTGCCGCTCTGGACGGACAACAACTTCTTCCGCCCCAAAGATCAGGCCGTCGACATCCATCCCATCGTCATCGACGTGGCGCTCAGGCAGGCGCACGACGAGCTCGAGGCGGCGGAGAAGGCCGCAGGGCCGAAGCCGTCGAAGGAAGCGGCCGCGCACCTCATCGCGCTCAAGCAGCGGATCGAGCTGCTCGAGCTGCGTCGCAAGCGCATCGTGGGTCGGCTCGGCGAAGACTTCTCCGGCGATCCCTGA
- a CDS encoding VWA domain-containing protein, producing the protein MRLRLLCVLSVLLPAVAHASKCPDVLFVLDASDSMNNSPGGGVTQSKISIARQVIGEVLLGDPDAGVPAADPRIRFCYMYFPASSCTPSGTTPLPVPCDFNTEQDIVSTVNAQTLKNSTPTAEALEAAKGSTDLQDTSRPRFVVLVTDGMPTCGNDAGGRAVGAVGDLFAQDVTTFVVGFGSEAATARKTLSGMAAAGQPPLPDGGAAAYYQANDGSSLAAALSDILGRAGGELGGSTCDPCADATCTTSERCVLDGGAPTCVPDPCRALSCPSGQFCRPTGTTASCVDACATACPTGQACVDGTCVTDNCNRGTCTSCSGGEVPTIDGGCGPNACADISCPAAEAICLYGSCSALFVADAGSGSSSASGSAGGTTGGKKSGVTASGCGCASVDALGMLALVGGALAFGLRRKR; encoded by the coding sequence ATGCGCCTTCGCCTCCTGTGCGTGCTGAGCGTGCTGCTGCCTGCGGTGGCGCACGCGTCGAAGTGCCCGGACGTGCTCTTCGTCCTCGACGCCTCCGACAGCATGAACAACTCGCCCGGCGGCGGCGTGACGCAGTCGAAGATCAGCATCGCCCGCCAGGTGATCGGCGAGGTGCTGCTCGGCGATCCCGACGCCGGCGTGCCCGCAGCCGATCCACGGATACGTTTTTGTTACATGTACTTCCCCGCGAGCAGCTGCACGCCCAGCGGCACCACGCCGCTGCCGGTGCCCTGCGACTTCAACACCGAGCAGGACATCGTGAGCACGGTGAACGCGCAGACCCTCAAGAACAGCACGCCCACCGCCGAGGCCCTCGAGGCCGCGAAGGGCAGCACCGACCTGCAGGACACCTCGCGGCCGCGCTTCGTGGTGCTCGTCACCGACGGCATGCCGACCTGTGGCAACGACGCCGGCGGCCGCGCGGTCGGAGCAGTGGGTGATCTCTTCGCGCAGGACGTGACCACGTTCGTGGTCGGCTTCGGCAGCGAGGCCGCGACCGCGCGGAAGACGCTCTCGGGCATGGCCGCCGCGGGCCAGCCGCCGCTCCCCGACGGCGGCGCGGCCGCGTACTACCAGGCCAACGACGGCAGCTCGCTCGCGGCGGCGCTCTCCGACATCCTCGGTCGCGCGGGCGGCGAGCTCGGCGGCAGCACCTGCGACCCCTGCGCCGACGCGACGTGCACCACCAGCGAGCGCTGCGTCCTCGATGGCGGCGCGCCCACCTGCGTGCCCGATCCGTGCCGCGCGCTGAGCTGTCCGAGCGGCCAGTTCTGCCGGCCGACCGGCACGACCGCGAGCTGCGTCGATGCGTGCGCCACCGCGTGCCCCACGGGCCAGGCGTGCGTCGACGGCACGTGCGTCACCGACAACTGCAATCGCGGCACCTGCACGAGCTGCAGCGGCGGCGAGGTGCCGACGATCGACGGCGGCTGCGGACCGAACGCATGCGCCGACATCAGCTGCCCCGCCGCCGAGGCGATCTGCCTCTACGGGAGCTGCTCCGCGCTCTTCGTCGCCGATGCAGGAAGCGGCAGCAGCAGCGCGAGCGGCAGCGCTGGCGGGACCACCGGCGGCAAGAAGAGCGGCGTGACCGCGAGCGGCTGCGGCTGCGCCAGCGTCGACGCGCTCGGGATGCTCGCGCTCGTCGGCGGCGCGCTCGCGTTCGGCCTGCGCCGCAAGAGGTAG
- a CDS encoding VWA domain-containing protein produces the protein MKRILIGLCAMALTPAVARAGAKCPNVIIVLDKSGSMGDYPDDDGSGSTDPGSCASNSDCHSGDTCDSAGFCSGAKINVAHQVIQEVMLGGSGVQAPSSLVRFGFTDFPSNNSCGASNYGSSLLVKVGYATENNIASTVTGVEPGGSTPTGPMLKNLVSDPSMLEADRPRYVVIVTDGEPTCGFNNNNNPDGDAVTAVQDLRQAGVETFVVGFGSGVNAAGQATLQSMAAAGSPDAGAFSATNADQLAQALSAIIQQASMGELGGTASCDPCNDIQCPSGQTCDSSTGACVADPYAACEPHPCGQGEYCVVTSSGQTCAVPCTNICSSGQICGIDGTCQADPCANGACGSCPAGQVHDDSGACVASQCSKIQPQCPAGTSCTNNACVSYLSSTSGTTSGSSTSTGGSGSTGTTGKKANGSVTSSGGCSTTDGVAFGAFGLLAMALLARRRD, from the coding sequence ATGAAGCGGATTCTGATCGGTCTCTGTGCGATGGCGCTGACGCCCGCGGTCGCGCGCGCGGGCGCCAAGTGCCCCAACGTGATCATCGTGCTCGATAAGTCGGGCTCGATGGGCGACTACCCCGACGACGATGGCAGCGGCAGCACCGACCCCGGCTCGTGCGCGTCCAACAGCGACTGCCACAGCGGCGACACCTGCGACAGCGCCGGCTTCTGCTCGGGCGCCAAGATCAACGTGGCGCACCAGGTGATTCAGGAAGTGATGCTCGGCGGCAGCGGCGTGCAGGCGCCGAGCTCGCTGGTGCGCTTCGGCTTCACCGACTTCCCCTCCAACAACAGCTGCGGCGCCTCGAACTACGGCTCTTCACTGCTGGTGAAGGTGGGCTACGCCACGGAGAACAACATCGCCAGCACGGTCACCGGCGTGGAGCCCGGCGGCTCGACGCCCACCGGCCCCATGCTCAAGAACCTGGTGAGCGACCCGAGCATGCTGGAAGCGGATCGCCCCCGGTACGTGGTGATCGTCACCGACGGCGAGCCGACGTGCGGCTTCAACAACAACAACAACCCCGACGGCGATGCGGTCACCGCCGTTCAGGACTTGCGGCAGGCCGGTGTGGAGACGTTCGTCGTCGGCTTCGGCAGCGGCGTGAACGCGGCTGGCCAGGCCACGCTGCAGTCGATGGCCGCCGCCGGCTCGCCCGATGCGGGCGCGTTCTCCGCCACCAACGCCGACCAGCTCGCGCAGGCGCTCTCGGCCATCATTCAGCAAGCGTCGATGGGCGAGCTCGGCGGCACCGCGAGCTGCGATCCCTGCAACGACATCCAGTGCCCCAGCGGCCAGACCTGCGACTCGAGCACCGGCGCGTGCGTGGCCGACCCGTACGCAGCGTGCGAGCCCCATCCGTGCGGCCAGGGCGAGTACTGCGTGGTCACCTCCAGCGGCCAGACCTGTGCCGTGCCTTGCACCAACATCTGCAGCAGCGGCCAGATCTGCGGCATCGACGGAACCTGCCAGGCGGATCCATGCGCGAACGGCGCCTGTGGCAGTTGTCCCGCAGGACAGGTGCACGACGACAGCGGCGCGTGCGTGGCCAGCCAGTGCTCGAAGATCCAGCCGCAGTGCCCAGCCGGCACGAGCTGCACCAACAACGCGTGCGTCTCGTACTTGTCTTCCACGAGCGGCACGACCTCGGGCTCGAGCACCAGCACCGGCGGGTCGGGCAGCACGGGCACCACCGGCAAGAAGGCCAACGGAAGCGTGACCAGCTCGGGCGGCTGCTCCACCACGGACGGCGTGGCCTTCGGCGCGTTCGGGCTGCTGGCGATGGCCCTGCTCGCGCGCCGCCGGGACTGA
- a CDS encoding SUMF1/EgtB/PvdO family nonheme iron enzyme: MARARAIIVVVVAALAVGCGSAPASTQSASTSGAAATGSSGASTSMSSSSSSSSSSSSGTSSGSSASSSSSSSSSSSSSSSTSSTGGSSGTTGAVDAGPECAVEDVPGTCTDTSACSAQSNHLSTPGLCPGPSNIQCCTPYSTALCDPSIVQLPNALFTTEAPGQGGCPAGMIAVDTFCIDQFEASLVQLGDGGSWSPYENPGATPVKAVSVQGAIPQAYISGDEASAACTNAGKRLCSDTEWLRACQGPSGTTYPYGNTDELGVCNDHRDEHPAVEYYGTTASWIYSELNNACLDQLPLTEDPAGSLPGCVTAEGAYDMMGNLHEWTADPNGTFRGGYFMDTSLNGPGCLYATTAHDTAYWDYSTGFRCCAN; this comes from the coding sequence TTGGCACGGGCGCGGGCCATCATCGTCGTCGTCGTCGCAGCGCTCGCGGTCGGGTGTGGTAGCGCCCCCGCATCGACGCAATCGGCCTCCACCTCCGGCGCCGCCGCGACGGGAAGCTCAGGCGCGTCGACGTCGATGTCGTCGAGCAGCAGCAGCTCGTCGAGCAGCAGCAGCGGCACGTCATCGGGCAGCAGCGCTTCGTCATCGAGCAGCAGTTCGTCGAGCAGCAGCAGCTCGAGCAGCACCTCCTCAACCGGCGGCAGCAGCGGCACGACCGGCGCTGTTGACGCGGGACCCGAGTGCGCCGTCGAGGACGTGCCGGGCACGTGCACCGACACCTCCGCGTGCAGCGCGCAATCGAACCACCTCTCCACGCCGGGGCTGTGCCCGGGACCTTCGAACATCCAGTGCTGCACGCCGTACAGCACCGCGCTCTGCGATCCGTCGATCGTGCAGCTTCCCAATGCCTTGTTCACCACGGAGGCGCCGGGGCAGGGCGGCTGTCCTGCGGGGATGATCGCCGTCGACACCTTCTGCATCGACCAGTTCGAGGCCTCGCTCGTGCAACTGGGCGATGGCGGCTCGTGGTCGCCGTACGAGAACCCGGGAGCGACGCCCGTGAAGGCCGTTTCCGTCCAGGGCGCGATCCCGCAGGCGTACATCAGCGGCGACGAAGCCAGCGCGGCCTGCACCAACGCGGGCAAGCGGCTCTGTTCTGATACCGAATGGTTAAGAGCCTGCCAGGGCCCGAGCGGAACCACCTACCCGTACGGCAACACCGACGAGCTCGGCGTCTGCAACGACCACCGCGACGAGCACCCGGCCGTCGAGTACTACGGCACCACCGCGAGCTGGATCTACTCCGAGCTCAACAACGCCTGCCTCGATCAACTCCCGCTCACCGAGGATCCCGCGGGCTCGCTCCCGGGCTGCGTCACCGCCGAGGGCGCGTACGACATGATGGGCAACCTGCACGAGTGGACGGCCGATCCCAACGGCACGTTCCGCGGCGGCTACTTCATGGACACGTCCCTCAACGGACCGGGCTGCCTCTACGCCACCACCGCCCACGACACGGCCTACTGGGACTACTCCACCGGCTTCCGCTGCTGCGCGAATTAA
- a CDS encoding GNAT family N-acetyltransferase, producing the protein MAIRIAPIDNPGDLNQALAIREVVFIEEQAVPETLERDDEDAKAFHVLAYDGKHAIGTGRLVDLNHAPEGAKGHWGKIGRMAVLASNRKGGTGSKILTFLEDEAKKRGMDGIVLHAQVHAHQFYAKHGYTSFGPEFEEAGMPHVQMRKPLK; encoded by the coding sequence ATGGCCATCCGCATCGCGCCCATCGACAACCCTGGCGACTTGAACCAGGCCCTCGCCATTCGCGAGGTGGTCTTCATTGAAGAGCAGGCCGTGCCCGAGACGCTCGAGCGCGACGACGAGGACGCCAAGGCCTTCCACGTGCTCGCCTACGATGGAAAGCACGCCATCGGCACCGGGCGGCTCGTCGACCTGAACCACGCCCCCGAGGGCGCCAAGGGTCACTGGGGCAAGATCGGCCGCATGGCGGTCTTGGCCAGCAACCGCAAGGGCGGCACGGGCAGCAAGATCCTCACCTTCCTCGAGGATGAAGCGAAGAAGCGCGGCATGGACGGTATCGTGCTGCACGCGCAGGTGCACGCGCACCAGTTCTACGCGAAGCACGGCTACACCTCGTTCGGCCCCGAGTTCGAAGAGGCCGGCATGCCGCACGTGCAGATGCGCAAGCCGCTGAAGTAG
- a CDS encoding polymer-forming cytoskeletal protein, giving the protein MATLGKDSTGTGGRTIIGESILVNGRLDGDEDLTVRGRVEGNINLTKTLVVESSGIVKADVSVRNCIISGVVVGNVTATESVELTQEGRMVGDIKSPRVIIVDGASFRGRVDMGDLEAPRPAGERPRVAPAPSPARSSTVVARPSAPSKPVVQAPAASKPSAPPAPPLPPAAALANAKRKVIVKRKK; this is encoded by the coding sequence ATGGCCACGCTTGGCAAGGACAGCACCGGCACCGGCGGCCGCACCATCATTGGCGAGAGCATCCTCGTCAACGGCCGGCTCGACGGCGATGAGGACCTGACCGTCCGCGGCCGGGTCGAGGGCAACATCAACCTCACCAAGACGCTGGTGGTGGAGAGCTCGGGCATCGTCAAGGCCGACGTGTCCGTTCGCAACTGCATCATCAGCGGCGTGGTCGTCGGGAACGTGACGGCCACGGAGAGCGTGGAGCTCACCCAGGAAGGCCGCATGGTGGGCGACATCAAGAGCCCCCGGGTGATCATCGTCGACGGCGCGAGCTTCCGCGGCCGCGTGGACATGGGCGACCTCGAGGCCCCGCGTCCTGCCGGCGAGCGGCCCCGTGTGGCGCCGGCGCCCTCGCCCGCGCGCAGCAGCACCGTGGTGGCCCGTCCGAGCGCGCCCAGCAAGCCGGTTGTTCAGGCACCGGCCGCGTCGAAGCCCTCGGCCCCGCCCGCGCCGCCGCTGCCGCCCGCGGCGGCCCTGGCGAATGCCAAGCGAAAAGTGATCGTGAAGCGCAAGAAGTAG
- a CDS encoding polymer-forming cytoskeletal protein, which produces MANTVIGSSIMIDGEISGDEDLVIQGTVKGKISLKESLIVEGSGVVEADIETQNVEIGGQVTGNIVATDKVELKSDCRVVGDIKAPRVLIADGASFKGNVDMDRK; this is translated from the coding sequence ATGGCCAACACCGTGATCGGCTCCTCCATCATGATCGACGGCGAGATCTCGGGCGACGAGGACCTCGTCATCCAGGGCACCGTCAAGGGCAAGATCTCCTTGAAGGAGAGCCTCATCGTCGAGGGCTCGGGCGTGGTCGAGGCCGACATCGAGACCCAGAACGTTGAGATCGGCGGCCAGGTGACCGGCAACATCGTCGCCACCGACAAGGTGGAGCTCAAGAGCGACTGCCGCGTGGTCGGTGACATCAAGGCTCCCCGCGTGCTCATCGCCGATGGCGCCAGCTTCAAGGGCAACGTCGACATGGACCGCAAGTAA
- a CDS encoding polymer-forming cytoskeletal protein gives MGIIGKGITIRGTLSGGADLTIEGQVEGHINLKNHLTIEQSGRVQAEVKVENLTVNGEMLGNILAGDRVSISNTAKVKGDIKSPRVVIEDGARFNGSIDMDVKLPEDI, from the coding sequence GTGGGAATCATCGGCAAGGGCATCACCATTCGCGGCACGCTCTCGGGCGGCGCCGACCTCACCATCGAGGGCCAGGTCGAGGGTCACATCAACCTCAAGAACCACCTGACCATCGAGCAGAGCGGGCGCGTGCAGGCCGAGGTCAAGGTCGAGAACCTCACCGTCAACGGCGAGATGCTCGGCAACATCCTCGCCGGCGACCGGGTGAGCATCTCCAACACCGCCAAGGTCAAGGGCGACATCAAGTCGCCCCGCGTGGTGATTGAAGACGGCGCGCGCTTCAACGGCAGCATCGACATGGACGTCAAGCTGCCCGAGGACATCTAA